In Salinisphaera sp. T31B1, the following are encoded in one genomic region:
- the mtnC gene encoding acireductone synthase, whose product MSDPSRLRLEEPTPEVVAIITDIEGTTSDIAFVHEVLFPYARAYLPDFVRAHADDPQITALLDEVREQARRPDADLDTVIAILDDWMAADRKATPLKALQGRVWRQGYLDGDFTGHVYDDAVAALQAWADDRRALYVYSSGSVAAQKLLFTYSDHGDLSGLFSGYFDTHVGPKKKTASYTAIAAELGEPPESLLFLSDVGDELDAARKAGLQTCWVARDDETHEKATIHEGHPIVTSFADIELI is encoded by the coding sequence ATGAGCGACCCGAGCCGACTGCGGCTGGAAGAACCCACGCCGGAAGTCGTGGCGATCATCACCGATATCGAAGGCACGACCTCGGATATCGCCTTCGTCCACGAAGTGCTGTTTCCCTACGCACGGGCGTATCTGCCGGATTTCGTCCGCGCCCACGCCGACGATCCACAGATCACAGCACTTCTCGACGAGGTGCGCGAGCAGGCACGCCGGCCAGACGCCGATCTGGACACGGTGATCGCCATCCTCGACGACTGGATGGCCGCCGATCGCAAGGCGACGCCGCTCAAGGCACTGCAGGGCCGGGTCTGGCGCCAGGGTTATCTGGATGGCGATTTCACCGGCCATGTCTATGACGATGCGGTGGCGGCGCTGCAGGCCTGGGCCGACGACCGACGCGCGCTGTATGTCTACTCCTCCGGCTCGGTGGCCGCTCAGAAGCTGCTGTTCACCTACAGCGACCACGGCGACCTGTCCGGGCTGTTCTCCGGATATTTCGATACCCATGTCGGACCGAAAAAGAAGACGGCCAGCTATACCGCGATCGCGGCCGAACTGGGCGAGCCCCCCGAGTCGCTGCTGTTTTTATCGGATGTCGGCGACGAGCTGGACGCCGCGCGCAAGGCCGGCCTGCAGACCTGCTGGGTCGCCCGGGATGACGAAACGCATGAAAAAGCTACAATCCACGAAGGCCACCCGATCGTGACCAGCTTTGCCGACATCGAGCTGATCTGA
- a CDS encoding saccharopine dehydrogenase NADP-binding domain-containing protein, whose protein sequence is MADKTFMIYGAYGYTGELIARQAVAQGMTPVLAGRDDDRVHELARSLGLTSRTFGLSEAAEITPHLSDIDVLLHCAGPFSATAPQMIAACIHTGTHYLDIAGEIDVFEHAFSRDGDARSAGVALCCGAGFDVVPTDCVAAYLHAALPDACRLALGFDSRTGLSPGTARTTVEALAEGGRVRRDDELTEIAWAEGVRTIDFGAGPKQAACVPWGDIATAWRTTGIGDIAVYIPVSPARIRQLRRLDRIGPLVALGPVQRWLKWRAGRIVGPDATRREHTETHVWGEVVNAAGERRVARLTVANGYTVTVHASLAMVGHLFEHAPSPGTYTPSQLAGRTLAERLPGSGQVVIDDH, encoded by the coding sequence ATGGCCGATAAGACCTTCATGATCTACGGTGCCTATGGCTATACGGGCGAGCTGATCGCGCGGCAGGCGGTGGCGCAGGGTATGACGCCGGTGCTGGCCGGGCGTGACGATGACCGGGTGCACGAGCTGGCCCGTTCGCTGGGCCTGACGTCGCGGACCTTCGGCCTGAGCGAGGCCGCCGAGATCACGCCGCATCTGTCCGATATCGATGTGCTGCTGCACTGCGCGGGCCCGTTCTCGGCCACGGCGCCGCAGATGATCGCGGCCTGTATCCATACCGGAACCCACTACCTGGATATCGCCGGCGAGATCGACGTGTTCGAACATGCCTTTTCGCGCGATGGGGATGCTCGTTCAGCCGGCGTCGCCCTGTGCTGCGGGGCGGGCTTCGACGTGGTGCCCACCGATTGTGTGGCGGCCTATCTGCATGCGGCGCTGCCCGATGCGTGTCGTCTTGCGCTGGGTTTCGATTCGCGCACCGGCCTGTCGCCCGGTACGGCGCGTACCACGGTCGAGGCGCTGGCCGAGGGCGGGCGTGTGCGCCGTGACGACGAATTGACAGAGATCGCATGGGCCGAAGGCGTGCGTACCATAGATTTCGGCGCTGGCCCGAAGCAGGCCGCCTGTGTGCCCTGGGGCGATATAGCCACCGCCTGGCGTACCACCGGTATCGGTGATATCGCGGTCTATATCCCGGTGTCGCCGGCACGTATCCGTCAGCTGCGCCGGCTCGACCGCATAGGCCCGCTGGTCGCCCTGGGCCCGGTCCAGCGCTGGCTCAAATGGCGCGCCGGTCGCATCGTCGGGCCGGATGCCACCCGCCGCGAGCACACCGAGACACATGTCTGGGGCGAGGTCGTCAATGCCGCGGGCGAGCGTCGGGTCGCCCGGCTGACGGTCGCCAATGGTTATACGGTTACCGTCCACGCGAGTCTGGCCATGGTCGGGCATCTGTTCGAACACGCGCCCAGCCCGGGTACCTATACACCGTCGCAGCTGGCCGGCCGGACGCTGGCCGAGCGGCTGCCGGGCAGCGGTCAGGTCGTGATCGACGATCACTGA
- a CDS encoding phosphotransferase family protein, giving the protein MTAIDQARDIREGEAIDAQALTAYCRDHAPSLVPAEGVIEIAQFPGGASNLTYLLQVDGDEYVLRRPPFGSQVASAHDMGREYGVLSRLHGVYDYAPRPVIHCTDESVIGAEFYVMERLRGTIVRRDLPDDVVLSPAGATRLCEQLLDVQAALHTTDIDAAGMRDFGKPEGYIQRQITGWNKRYRNARTEDVPECTAIMDWLAARIPDVTRTAIIHNDYKLDNVVFDTDLTRIIGVLDWEMATLGDPVMDFGCSMAYWVQADDPEPLRAIRMGPTQLPGMLTRDEMLERYREATGQTIDDWPFYQVFGLFRLAAILQQIYKRYVEGKTTDERFKSFGDSVRVLADQCERVIRDS; this is encoded by the coding sequence ATGACCGCGATCGACCAGGCCCGCGATATCCGCGAGGGCGAGGCCATCGATGCCCAGGCACTGACGGCCTATTGCCGCGACCATGCGCCGTCGCTGGTGCCCGCCGAGGGTGTCATCGAGATCGCCCAGTTTCCCGGCGGCGCGTCGAACCTGACCTACCTGCTGCAGGTCGACGGCGATGAATACGTACTGCGTCGGCCGCCGTTCGGCAGTCAGGTGGCCTCGGCCCACGACATGGGCCGTGAGTATGGCGTGCTCTCGCGCCTGCACGGGGTTTACGACTACGCGCCCCGGCCAGTCATCCACTGCACCGACGAATCGGTGATCGGCGCCGAGTTCTATGTCATGGAGCGATTGCGGGGGACGATCGTACGTCGCGACCTGCCGGACGATGTGGTCCTGTCGCCGGCCGGCGCCACCCGGCTCTGCGAGCAGCTGCTCGATGTCCAGGCCGCGCTGCACACAACCGATATCGATGCCGCCGGCATGCGTGATTTCGGCAAGCCCGAAGGGTATATCCAGCGCCAGATCACCGGCTGGAACAAGCGCTATCGCAATGCGCGCACCGAGGACGTACCGGAATGCACGGCGATCATGGACTGGCTGGCCGCACGCATCCCCGACGTGACGCGCACCGCGATCATCCATAACGACTACAAGCTCGACAACGTGGTCTTCGATACGGACTTGACGCGCATCATCGGCGTGCTCGACTGGGAAATGGCCACGCTCGGCGACCCGGTGATGGATTTCGGCTGCTCGATGGCCTACTGGGTGCAGGCCGACGACCCGGAGCCCCTGCGGGCCATTCGTATGGGTCCGACCCAGCTGCCCGGCATGCTCACCCGCGACGAGATGCTCGAACGCTACCGCGAGGCCACCGGCCAGACGATCGACGACTGGCCGTTCTACCAGGTGTTCGGGCTGTTTCGTCTGGCCGCGATCCTGCAGCAGATCTACAAGCGTTATGTCGAGGGCAAGACGACCGACGAACGCTTCAAGTCGTTCGGCGATTCCGTACGCGTACTCGCCGACCAGTGCGAGCGCGTGATCCGCGACAGCTGA
- a CDS encoding MerR family transcriptional regulator, whose translation MNIGEFATRSGVSADTLRYYEKIGVLRTIARNASGHRVYDVRDLDWIAFVLRLKDTAMPLADIRRYAELRAQGDATCDERRQMLEAHAGHLQKKIQRDRDHLAAMQAKIAFYDRSHAS comes from the coding sequence GTGAATATCGGCGAATTCGCGACGCGCAGCGGCGTTTCCGCCGATACCCTGCGCTACTACGAAAAAATCGGCGTATTGCGAACCATCGCACGCAATGCCAGCGGTCATCGCGTGTACGACGTACGCGATCTCGACTGGATTGCCTTTGTACTGCGACTCAAGGATACGGCGATGCCGCTGGCCGATATTCGTCGCTATGCCGAGCTTCGGGCCCAAGGTGACGCCACATGCGACGAGCGCCGGCAGATGCTGGAAGCCCATGCTGGGCACTTGCAGAAAAAGATCCAGCGCGATCGCGATCATTTAGCGGCGATGCAAGCCAAGATCGCGTTCTACGACCGCAGCCACGCCAGCTGA
- a CDS encoding carboxymuconolactone decarboxylase family protein — MALTRYEAGLAKLKEIDGAAGEAVIDSLRTIAPDLARYTIEFPFGDIYQRPGLDLASRELATVAALTALGHCAPQLKVHIHGALNVGVTPDQIVEVIIQMAVYAGFPAALNGMTAAKEVFGERGLIEA; from the coding sequence ATGGCACTTACGCGTTACGAAGCCGGTCTGGCGAAACTCAAGGAAATCGACGGGGCGGCAGGCGAAGCCGTCATCGACAGCCTGCGCACGATCGCGCCCGATCTCGCCCGCTACACAATCGAGTTTCCCTTCGGCGATATCTATCAACGGCCGGGCCTGGATCTGGCCAGCCGCGAACTGGCGACGGTCGCCGCGCTGACCGCGCTCGGGCACTGTGCGCCCCAACTCAAGGTGCATATCCACGGCGCATTGAATGTGGGCGTCACGCCGGACCAGATTGTCGAGGTCATCATCCAGATGGCGGTCTATGCCGGGTTCCCGGCCGCGCTCAACGGCATGACGGCTGCAAAGGAGGTCTTCGGCGAGCGCGGGCTGATCGAAGCCTAG
- the mtnA gene encoding S-methyl-5-thioribose-1-phosphate isomerase, translating into MKDRECLALRVCSGRLMLLDQSRLPHVQDWFAVEDVATLVEAIHALRTRGAPMIAIAAALLVAVRVEAGDDRETVGGAIALLREARPTAVNLMHAMDALARALEADDWQVAVVDSAEALFDDDRALCDAMAEYGAALIGAGERILTHCNTGGLATAGVGTALGVIRRAHEQDKQISVWVDETRPLLQGGRLTAWELGELGIDYRLITDSMAASFMAAGEVDRVLVGADRIAANGDFANKIGTYGLAVWAHHHGIPFGVVAPHTTVDAGCATGAHIPIEQRNAAEVRGVTGAAGELCWAPADARVANPAFDVTPAALIDHWILDTGVFDRLEVEAGVFQFGGAAVVSA; encoded by the coding sequence ATGAAAGATCGTGAGTGCCTGGCCCTGCGGGTGTGCAGCGGCCGATTGATGCTGCTGGATCAGTCCCGCCTGCCGCATGTGCAGGACTGGTTCGCGGTCGAGGACGTGGCCACCCTGGTCGAGGCGATTCATGCGCTGCGGACCCGCGGCGCGCCGATGATCGCCATTGCGGCTGCGCTGCTGGTCGCGGTGCGCGTCGAAGCGGGTGACGATCGCGAAACCGTGGGCGGTGCGATCGCGCTTCTGCGCGAGGCGCGGCCAACGGCGGTGAATCTCATGCATGCCATGGATGCATTGGCGCGTGCGCTCGAAGCCGACGATTGGCAGGTGGCGGTGGTCGATAGCGCCGAAGCGCTGTTCGATGACGACCGCGCCCTGTGCGATGCCATGGCCGAGTACGGCGCCGCGCTGATTGGCGCCGGCGAGCGTATTCTCACCCACTGCAATACGGGCGGTCTGGCCACGGCCGGGGTCGGGACGGCGCTGGGCGTGATCCGGCGCGCGCACGAACAGGACAAACAGATCTCGGTCTGGGTCGATGAAACCCGGCCGTTATTGCAGGGCGGCCGGCTCACGGCCTGGGAGCTCGGCGAGCTGGGGATCGATTACCGATTGATCACGGACAGCATGGCGGCCAGCTTCATGGCTGCCGGCGAAGTCGACCGCGTGCTGGTCGGTGCGGATCGTATTGCGGCCAACGGTGATTTTGCCAACAAGATCGGCACCTATGGGCTGGCCGTATGGGCGCATCATCACGGGATTCCATTCGGGGTGGTCGCGCCGCATACGACAGTAGACGCCGGCTGTGCCACCGGCGCCCATATTCCTATCGAGCAGCGCAACGCCGCGGAAGTACGCGGCGTGACCGGCGCGGCCGGCGAGCTGTGCTGGGCGCCGGCCGATGCCCGCGTCGCCAACCCCGCCTTCGATGTCACGCCTGCGGCGTTGATCGATCACTGGATTCTGGATACCGGCGTATTCGATCGGCTCGAAGTCGAGGCGGGCGTATTCCAGTTTGGTGGTGCCGCCGTGGTCTCGGCCTAG
- a CDS encoding cupin — MSRLTVYNDRDTDTPILDTRDADEIAAELDRVGVLFERWPAEHALPAEATAEQIGEAYAADIERLQAQFGYATWDVIGIHPAHPDKDAMRAKFLDEHSHSEDEVRFFVDGAGLFTLHIGGRVYATLCEANDLISVPAGTHHWFDMGDKPHFKVIRLFNNTEGWVAKFTGTDIAKEFRPAGEQMLGQS; from the coding sequence ATGAGCCGACTGACCGTTTATAACGACCGCGATACCGATACCCCGATCCTGGATACCCGCGACGCCGACGAGATCGCCGCCGAGCTCGACCGGGTCGGCGTGCTGTTCGAGCGCTGGCCGGCCGAGCATGCGCTGCCCGCCGAGGCCACGGCCGAACAGATCGGCGAGGCCTATGCGGCGGATATCGAACGTCTACAGGCGCAGTTCGGCTATGCCACGTGGGATGTGATCGGTATCCACCCTGCACATCCCGACAAGGACGCCATGCGGGCCAAGTTTCTGGATGAACACAGCCACAGCGAGGACGAAGTCCGCTTCTTCGTCGACGGCGCCGGCCTGTTCACGCTGCATATCGGCGGGCGTGTCTATGCCACGCTCTGTGAAGCCAACGACCTGATCAGCGTACCCGCCGGCACGCACCACTGGTTCGACATGGGCGACAAGCCACATTTCAAGGTGATTCGGCTGTTCAACAATACCGAGGGCTGGGTGGCGAAATTCACCGGGACCGATATCGCCAAGGAGTTCCGCCCGGCCGGTGAACAGATGCTCGGCCAGAGCTGA
- a CDS encoding SDR family oxidoreductase, whose translation MAGKGGQDRFEHKRIAITGAGSGLGRELALSFARDGWRVAVTDIQTGRARRVAGEVNEAGGQAIAQTLDTRRDEDFAALSKRLVEEWDGVDVFVNNAGVSSAGTVVETAIEDWDWMLDINLMGTVRGARAMLPLLRRSRGHLVNTASFAAIANAPGMAAYNVAKAGVLSLSESIRGEEHANGVGVTVACPAFFATNLLESFRGTNDRQKAMVRKLMERAKISASDVAAAIHQAVIDDRFLVIPGRTARWQYRMKRLSPETFFDAVLKATRSFNRS comes from the coding sequence ATGGCAGGCAAGGGCGGACAGGACCGGTTCGAGCACAAACGTATTGCGATCACGGGCGCGGGCAGCGGCCTCGGGCGCGAGCTCGCCCTGTCGTTCGCGCGCGACGGCTGGCGGGTGGCAGTCACCGATATCCAGACCGGCCGTGCACGACGGGTGGCCGGGGAGGTCAACGAGGCCGGCGGCCAGGCGATTGCACAGACGCTAGACACGCGCCGAGACGAGGATTTCGCGGCGTTGTCGAAGCGGCTGGTGGAGGAATGGGACGGCGTGGATGTGTTCGTCAACAATGCGGGTGTTTCCAGTGCCGGCACGGTGGTCGAGACCGCGATCGAGGACTGGGACTGGATGCTCGATATCAATCTGATGGGCACGGTCCGCGGCGCGCGTGCCATGTTGCCGCTGCTGCGCCGGTCGCGTGGTCATCTGGTCAACACCGCTTCGTTTGCCGCAATCGCCAATGCCCCGGGCATGGCCGCCTACAACGTCGCCAAGGCGGGTGTGCTGTCGCTGTCGGAATCGATACGCGGTGAAGAGCATGCCAACGGCGTGGGCGTCACGGTGGCCTGCCCGGCGTTTTTTGCGACCAATCTGCTGGAGTCTTTCCGGGGTACCAACGATCGGCAGAAAGCCATGGTCAGAAAGCTCATGGAGCGCGCCAAGATCAGCGCCTCCGATGTCGCCGCGGCCATACATCAGGCGGTCATCGACGATCGGTTTCTGGTCATCCCGGGGCGCACAGCCCGCTGGCAGTATCGGATGAAGCGTCTATCGCCCGAGACATTCTTCGACGCCGTGCTCAAGGCCACGCGCTCTTTCAACCGGTCCTGA
- a CDS encoding TetR/AcrR family transcriptional regulator: protein MTEMAPDTAQAAFVRAHGLDTPSLCRRIVAAREGQISVRSPDVAADNLARIIESTLRLANRKGFAAMTLRELARASGLSLGGLYAYIGNKDELARLIQRRIALTLGETMQTALADLDDPRERLARAIQAHLMITEALREWFFFLYMEAHHLAADERREAVAMERASEDIFSDIIRAGQQAGVYGDCDAAVAAGLIKAMLQDWYLKHGKHRERGLTLTRYAALITHTIEPALARPLATENDS from the coding sequence ATGACCGAAATGGCGCCGGATACGGCCCAGGCGGCATTCGTTCGTGCGCATGGCCTGGATACGCCGTCGCTGTGTCGTCGCATCGTGGCCGCCCGAGAGGGCCAGATTTCGGTGCGCAGCCCCGACGTGGCCGCCGACAACCTTGCCCGCATCATCGAATCGACCTTGCGGCTGGCCAATCGCAAGGGCTTTGCCGCCATGACCCTGCGCGAGCTGGCACGGGCCAGCGGACTGTCGCTCGGCGGCTTGTATGCCTATATCGGCAACAAGGATGAACTGGCGCGCCTGATCCAGCGACGTATCGCGCTCACGCTGGGCGAGACCATGCAGACCGCGCTGGCCGATCTCGACGACCCACGCGAGCGCTTGGCGCGCGCGATCCAGGCGCATCTGATGATCACCGAGGCCCTGCGTGAGTGGTTCTTCTTTCTCTATATGGAAGCCCACCATCTGGCCGCCGACGAACGACGCGAGGCCGTGGCCATGGAGCGGGCCTCGGAAGATATCTTCAGCGACATCATCCGCGCCGGCCAGCAGGCCGGCGTTTATGGCGACTGCGATGCCGCGGTCGCGGCCGGTCTGATCAAGGCCATGTTGCAGGACTGGTATCTCAAGCATGGCAAGCACCGTGAGCGCGGGCTCACCCTGACCCGTTACGCTGCGTTGATCACCCATACGATAGAGCCGGCGCTGGCCCGGCCCTTGGCCACGGAGAACGACTCATGA
- a CDS encoding histidine phosphatase family protein, protein MSQLLLIRHGQARFGTDDYDRLSAIGQRQARLVGAQLADHGLSFDAWISGRPRRQQHTARLAAERLGASGEPYVDPGFDEYDADALFGAYLPGVLDEHPDLAARRDELHTDRRLFQRAFEQVMRRWLAGHTGEGDFEPWAAFKARVSAALARLHDDYPRDTRFAVFSSGGPIAVAVGTALGIPDTTTLELNWSLYNAAVTDLRSTRDGWRLLGFNDISAQRRAGDAALVTFR, encoded by the coding sequence ATGTCGCAGCTTCTGCTCATCCGCCACGGTCAGGCCCGATTCGGCACCGACGATTATGACCGGCTGTCGGCGATCGGCCAGCGCCAGGCCCGCCTGGTGGGCGCACAGCTGGCCGACCACGGCCTGAGCTTCGATGCCTGGATCTCGGGCCGGCCGCGGCGACAACAGCATACCGCGCGCCTGGCCGCCGAGCGGCTCGGCGCGTCCGGCGAGCCGTATGTGGACCCCGGCTTCGACGAATACGATGCCGACGCCCTGTTCGGGGCTTATCTGCCTGGCGTACTCGACGAACACCCCGATCTCGCGGCCCGCCGCGACGAACTGCACACCGACCGTCGGTTGTTTCAGCGTGCTTTCGAACAGGTGATGCGCCGGTGGCTGGCCGGCCACACGGGTGAGGGCGACTTCGAGCCGTGGGCCGCATTCAAGGCACGCGTAAGCGCCGCCCTGGCCCGCCTGCACGACGACTATCCGCGCGATACACGGTTTGCCGTGTTCTCCTCCGGCGGGCCGATCGCGGTCGCCGTAGGCACGGCGCTGGGCATCCCGGATACCACCACCCTCGAGCTGAACTGGAGCCTCTACAACGCCGCCGTTACCGACCTGCGCTCGACCCGGGACGGTTGGCGGCTGCTCGGTTTCAACGATATTTCGGCCCAGCGCCGGGCCGGCGACGCCGCCCTGGTGACCTTCCGATGA
- a CDS encoding methylthioribulose 1-phosphate dehydratase, translating into MTAAPSLRDRPLAEALCACARWFAERGLCPATGGNFSVRRDDSDSVLVTASGVDKGTLTPAQLLPVALDGTVLGQGRASAETGLHLALYRRDAAIGAVLHVHSIANTLLSRLSEPSELVFEGYEMQKAITGQSDHLGRLVLPVVDNNQDMDALAATVAGCMDTAAIAHGFLVRGHGIYAWGRDIAAARRHLEGWEFLLGCELTRRQLETHA; encoded by the coding sequence ATGACTGCCGCTCCCAGCCTGCGCGATCGTCCGCTGGCCGAGGCCCTCTGCGCTTGTGCCCGATGGTTCGCCGAGCGCGGCCTGTGCCCGGCCACCGGCGGTAACTTCTCGGTTCGTCGAGACGACAGCGATTCGGTGCTGGTCACCGCTTCGGGCGTCGACAAGGGCACGCTCACGCCGGCGCAGCTGCTTCCGGTCGCGCTCGACGGCACCGTGCTCGGCCAGGGGCGAGCCTCGGCCGAAACAGGCCTGCACCTGGCTCTCTACCGCCGAGATGCTGCCATCGGTGCGGTCCTGCATGTCCATTCGATCGCCAACACGCTGCTCTCGCGCCTGTCAGAGCCGAGCGAGTTGGTCTTCGAAGGCTACGAAATGCAGAAGGCGATCACCGGCCAGAGCGATCATCTGGGTCGGCTGGTGCTTCCGGTGGTCGACAACAACCAGGATATGGACGCGCTCGCGGCCACGGTCGCCGGCTGCATGGACACCGCAGCCATCGCGCACGGCTTTCTCGTGCGTGGACATGGCATCTATGCCTGGGGCCGCGATATCGCCGCCGCCCGCCGACACCTGGAGGGCTGGGAATTCCTGCTCGGCTGCGAGCTGACGCGCCGGCAACTGGAGACACACGCATGA
- a CDS encoding NIPSNAP family protein: MITCYLRYEIDPHKTREFEHYARLWIPLVERFGGRHHGYFLPHEGANDIALALFSFDSLADYETYRSRAADDADGQAALAHAHRTGCIRRYERSFMRPVFDGPEEQESFVV, encoded by the coding sequence ATGATCACCTGCTATCTGCGCTACGAGATCGATCCGCACAAAACGCGCGAATTCGAACACTATGCCCGCCTGTGGATACCCCTGGTCGAGCGTTTCGGTGGCCGGCATCACGGCTATTTCCTGCCGCATGAAGGTGCCAACGATATTGCGCTGGCGCTATTCAGTTTCGATAGCCTGGCCGACTACGAAACCTATCGAAGCCGGGCGGCCGACGACGCCGACGGCCAGGCAGCCCTTGCTCATGCGCACCGCACCGGCTGTATCCGCCGCTATGAGCGCAGTTTCATGCGGCCGGTGTTCGACGGTCCCGAGGAACAGGAATCGTTTGTTGTATGA
- a CDS encoding glutathione S-transferase produces the protein MKLYETARAPNPRRARMFMAEKGIDLNDVERIELDLAAGDNLSADFKQKNPMGGVPTLELDDGTFISESMAISRYFEEIHPEPPLMGRDALDKARVEMWNRRMELGLLFPVALAFRNITATFADREKCSREFGEISLERATKMFGFVDRHLADSQYIAGDVFTVADITALCAVDFARVVKLRIGEDQSHLARWHEQVSARASASA, from the coding sequence ATGAAACTCTATGAAACCGCCCGCGCGCCCAACCCGCGCCGTGCCCGCATGTTCATGGCCGAAAAAGGCATCGATCTGAACGACGTCGAACGGATCGAGCTGGATCTGGCCGCTGGCGATAATCTGTCGGCCGATTTCAAGCAGAAGAACCCGATGGGCGGGGTGCCCACACTCGAGCTCGACGATGGCACCTTCATCTCCGAATCGATGGCGATCAGCCGCTATTTCGAGGAGATTCATCCCGAACCGCCGCTGATGGGCCGCGACGCGCTCGATAAGGCCCGGGTGGAGATGTGGAACCGACGTATGGAACTGGGGCTGCTGTTCCCGGTGGCGCTGGCCTTTCGCAACATCACCGCCACCTTCGCGGACCGCGAAAAATGCTCGCGCGAGTTCGGCGAGATCAGCCTCGAACGGGCAACGAAGATGTTCGGCTTCGTGGACCGGCATCTGGCCGACAGCCAATACATCGCCGGCGACGTGTTCACCGTGGCGGATATCACCGCCCTGTGCGCGGTTGATTTCGCGCGCGTGGTCAAGCTGCGCATCGGCGAGGACCAGTCACACCTGGCCCGCTGGCACGAGCAGGTCTCGGCGCGCGCGAGCGCGAGCGCCTGA